One window from the genome of Cyclobacterium amurskyense encodes:
- a CDS encoding AIR synthase related protein: MNDRYMQRGVSASKEDVHQAISNLDKGLFPKAFCKIVEDVLGNDPDYCNIMHADGAGTKSSLAYLYWKATGDLSVWKGIAQDAIIMNIDDLLCVGAVNNILVSSTIGRNKNLIPGEVIAAIINGTEEVLQMLRDHGVNAVLTGGETADVGDLVRTIIVDSTVTCRMKRNEVISNDNIKAGDVVVGMTSFGQATYESEYNGGMGSNGLTSARHDVFGKNIKSAYPESFDPSVPEDLVYSGSYDLTSPAPGTPLDMGKLVLSPTRTYAPIMAALLKENRAAIHGLVHCSGGAQTKVLHFIDNLHVIKDNLFETPPLFKIIQEESGTDWKEMYKVFNMGHRMEVYLDEKWADQVIAIAANFGVEAKVIGRVTDHQGKKVTVNSQHGTFTYEG; encoded by the coding sequence ATGAACGATAGGTACATGCAGCGGGGTGTTTCTGCCTCGAAAGAAGACGTACACCAAGCAATTTCCAACCTAGACAAAGGCCTATTTCCTAAAGCCTTCTGCAAAATAGTAGAAGATGTATTAGGAAATGACCCTGACTATTGCAACATCATGCATGCAGATGGTGCAGGAACAAAGTCCTCTCTAGCTTACCTTTATTGGAAGGCTACAGGTGACCTAAGTGTCTGGAAAGGAATTGCCCAGGATGCAATAATCATGAATATAGACGACCTACTATGTGTGGGCGCAGTCAATAATATATTGGTTTCCTCCACCATAGGAAGAAACAAAAACCTTATCCCAGGAGAAGTGATCGCTGCCATCATCAATGGCACAGAAGAAGTGCTACAGATGCTGAGAGATCATGGCGTCAATGCAGTGCTTACTGGAGGGGAAACAGCTGATGTAGGAGATTTGGTACGTACCATCATCGTGGACAGTACGGTCACTTGCAGAATGAAAAGAAACGAAGTCATTTCCAATGACAACATAAAAGCAGGAGATGTAGTCGTAGGTATGACTTCATTTGGTCAAGCGACTTATGAATCCGAATACAATGGAGGAATGGGAAGCAATGGGCTTACTTCTGCCAGACATGATGTCTTCGGGAAAAATATAAAATCTGCTTACCCTGAAAGTTTTGATCCTTCCGTTCCTGAAGATTTGGTATACTCTGGGAGCTATGACTTAACCAGTCCGGCGCCTGGCACTCCCTTAGACATGGGTAAATTGGTCCTTTCACCTACCAGAACCTATGCTCCTATCATGGCAGCCTTATTGAAAGAAAATAGAGCTGCAATACACGGTTTGGTACATTGCAGTGGAGGAGCACAAACCAAAGTGCTTCATTTTATTGACAATTTGCACGTCATCAAAGACAACCTTTTTGAAACCCCACCTCTCTTTAAAATCATACAGGAAGAAAGCGGTACTGACTGGAAAGAGATGTACAAGGTTTTCAATATGGGCCACAGAATGGAAGTCTATCTGGACGAAAAATGGGCCGATCAAGTCATCGCGATAGCAGCCAATTTTGGCGTAGAAGCAAAAGTTATAGGCCGCGTTACAGATCATCAAGGCAAAAAAGTTACCGTCAATAGCCAACATGGTACCTTCACTTATGAGGGTTAA
- a CDS encoding OmpA family protein has product MRNIKSTFPISRCLLPVLLLVLQASCTSLLQKAQTQFNSGEYQLAIASYSKLLENDSANNEANFYIAESYRLSNRIEKAAAYYDKVNAENASFESQLHKGRSLKGKGEYEAAKEAFEAAKKLTMDDEKIALATKEIQNIDAIAEITPIWPNHELENYELLNSTGIDYAPIVSENQLFFTSSRGAGGMYAGTGQGYTRLFKTRAEGINVDVQGVQTLNEFRNESGLNQGAIAISPDGNMIVYARGNSASRKDLPDVSLFSSTFNGSGFTEPAYMGVNGEPEYWNSTPSFSPDGETLYFASNRPGGYGGTDLYKATKMASGNFGKGVNLGPEINTPGNEMFPRLLANGEFYFASDGHPGFGKLDLFVFKEVEDTNKVINLGPNFNSIADDFGIFFTKYPEEGFITSNREGGKGDDDIYYFKDMTPAPKVVNVLLNVVTKTIAENGEEQILPQVRVMLYDDNNQTIDGNLTSQSGRLRFPLEPEKKYSMIASKSGYFTKSVPYSTIGKTPAEEDLIQDVTNITLDTTIVLDQLILERAIVLENIYYDLDKADIRPDAAVELDKLVKILKDNPGIRIELSSHTDVRATDAYNDDLSQRRAESAVAYIVSQGIDADRLEAKGYGERQLIIENAQTEEEHQVNRRTEFKVIEITD; this is encoded by the coding sequence ATGAGAAACATAAAGTCTACCTTTCCAATAAGCCGCTGTTTACTTCCTGTTTTATTGCTTGTATTGCAGGCCTCTTGTACCAGTCTGCTACAGAAGGCCCAAACCCAATTTAACTCAGGAGAATATCAGTTGGCAATCGCCTCTTATTCTAAGTTATTAGAAAATGATTCGGCAAACAACGAGGCAAATTTTTATATTGCAGAAAGCTATAGACTCTCAAATAGAATAGAAAAAGCGGCTGCTTATTATGATAAAGTGAATGCTGAAAATGCCAGCTTTGAAAGTCAACTTCACAAAGGGAGAAGCCTAAAAGGCAAAGGAGAATATGAAGCGGCAAAGGAAGCTTTTGAAGCTGCCAAAAAGCTTACAATGGACGATGAAAAAATCGCCTTGGCCACAAAGGAAATTCAAAACATTGATGCTATAGCAGAAATAACCCCTATCTGGCCCAATCATGAATTGGAAAATTATGAATTGCTTAACTCTACGGGTATAGATTACGCCCCGATAGTAAGTGAGAACCAACTTTTCTTTACTAGCTCACGTGGGGCTGGAGGCATGTATGCAGGCACAGGCCAGGGATACACCCGATTATTTAAAACAAGAGCGGAAGGGATCAACGTAGATGTGCAGGGCGTACAAACCCTTAACGAATTCCGAAATGAATCAGGCCTTAACCAAGGAGCCATTGCCATAAGCCCTGACGGCAACATGATCGTCTATGCACGAGGCAACAGTGCCAGTAGAAAAGACCTTCCTGATGTTAGCTTATTTAGTTCCACATTCAATGGTAGTGGATTTACTGAGCCCGCCTATATGGGCGTTAATGGGGAACCAGAATATTGGAATTCCACCCCATCATTTAGCCCTGATGGTGAAACCCTTTATTTTGCCTCAAACAGGCCTGGAGGCTATGGAGGAACAGACCTTTACAAAGCCACTAAAATGGCAAGTGGGAATTTTGGTAAAGGTGTAAACCTAGGCCCTGAAATCAATACGCCTGGAAATGAGATGTTTCCTAGGTTATTGGCAAATGGAGAGTTTTACTTTGCCTCAGACGGTCATCCCGGATTTGGTAAGCTAGACCTTTTTGTTTTTAAGGAAGTAGAAGACACCAACAAGGTTATAAATCTAGGACCTAACTTTAATTCCATTGCAGATGATTTTGGGATTTTCTTCACCAAGTACCCTGAAGAAGGCTTCATCACTTCCAACCGCGAGGGAGGTAAAGGAGATGATGACATCTATTATTTCAAGGACATGACTCCAGCTCCAAAAGTGGTCAATGTATTGTTAAATGTAGTTACCAAAACAATTGCTGAAAATGGTGAAGAGCAAATTCTTCCACAGGTCCGTGTAATGCTTTATGATGACAACAACCAAACCATAGACGGCAACCTTACAAGTCAAAGTGGACGCTTGCGATTCCCACTTGAACCTGAGAAAAAATATTCAATGATCGCTTCCAAAAGTGGTTACTTCACCAAAAGTGTTCCTTACAGCACTATTGGCAAAACCCCAGCTGAAGAAGACCTGATACAGGATGTGACCAATATTACTCTGGACACTACCATTGTACTTGACCAGTTGATACTAGAGCGTGCCATAGTGCTTGAAAACATCTATTATGATTTAGATAAGGCTGATATTAGGCCTGACGCTGCAGTTGAACTTGACAAGCTAGTCAAAATCCTGAAAGACAATCCTGGAATACGCATTGAGTTGAGTAGCCATACAGATGTAAGGGCTACAGATGCTTACAATGACGATCTTTCACAAAGAAGAGCAGAATCTGCTGTGGCTTATATTGTGTCCCAAGGAATTGATGCAGACAGGCTGGAAGCCAAGGGCTATGGTGAAAGACAGTTGATTATCGAAAATGCTCAAACTGAGGAAGAGCACCAAGTCAACAGAAGAACAGAGTTTAAGGTTATAGAAATCACGGACTAA
- a CDS encoding (Fe-S)-binding protein — protein MSDSYKAPTMAQKMAAGEAPEILFWVGCAGSFDDRYKAVTLAFVKILNKVGVNFAVLGDEETCTGDPARRAGNEFLYQMQAMSNIQVLDGYQVKRIVTACPHCFNTIKNEYPALGGNYEVVHHSQYLQELINEGKIVMKDGGEFKGKKITFHDSCFLGRANDVYEAPRAVIKALDMELVEMKRCKSKGLCCGAGGAQMFKEPEAGKKDINVERTEEALQTGAKTIAVGCPFCLTMMTDGVKNKEKETEVNVLDLAELIAKDQQL, from the coding sequence ATGAGTGATAGCTATAAAGCCCCTACAATGGCCCAAAAAATGGCAGCTGGAGAAGCGCCTGAGATCCTATTTTGGGTAGGTTGTGCAGGCTCTTTCGATGACCGATACAAGGCAGTAACCTTGGCATTTGTCAAAATCCTTAATAAAGTGGGTGTGAACTTTGCCGTACTCGGAGATGAAGAAACTTGTACCGGAGATCCTGCCAGAAGAGCTGGAAATGAATTCCTGTACCAAATGCAGGCCATGAGCAATATCCAGGTATTGGACGGTTACCAGGTAAAACGCATAGTAACAGCCTGTCCCCACTGCTTCAACACCATCAAAAATGAATACCCGGCTTTAGGGGGCAATTATGAGGTGGTTCATCACTCTCAATACTTGCAGGAGTTGATCAATGAAGGCAAGATCGTCATGAAGGACGGTGGTGAATTTAAAGGTAAAAAAATCACTTTCCACGACAGTTGCTTCCTTGGAAGGGCTAACGATGTATATGAAGCGCCTAGGGCAGTGATCAAAGCACTGGATATGGAATTGGTAGAGATGAAGCGATGCAAGTCCAAGGGTCTTTGCTGTGGTGCCGGCGGAGCGCAAATGTTCAAAGAACCTGAAGCTGGAAAAAAAGACATCAATGTGGAGCGGACAGAAGAAGCATTGCAAACTGGTGCAAAAACCATAGCCGTAGGTTGTCCCTTTTGCCTAACGATGATGACGGATGGTGTAAAAAACAAGGAAAAAGAAACAGAGGTAAATGTTCTTGATTTGGCAGAATTGATTGCTAAGGACCAGCAGTTATAG
- a CDS encoding 4Fe-4S dicluster domain-containing protein translates to MSSLPQILFLLVLGTAGYILYKRINFIRKTIQLGKPLKRNDKPEERWKTMLLVALGQKKMFKNLIPALLHLVIYVSFIIINLEVLEFIIDGIAGTHRVFAPFLAGFYSVAMNFFEFLALGVLVSCVVFLIRRNITKVPRLNMKELKGWPKLDANLILVIEIILMVAIFTMNATDQILAYKGVGGYIPLGGLWISGSIQGLFEGLEVGTLVFIERFAWWFHIIGILGFAVYVTYSKHLHIFLAFPNTWYSNLEPKGKIPNMEAVTHEVKMMLGMPTDQQGTETAEVGRFGAKDINDLSWINLMNAFSCTECGRCTAECPANLTGKKLSPRKIMMDTRDRAEEVSKNLFAGKKGLDDGKSLLGDFITQEEINACTNCNACVEACPVNIDPLAIIIELRRYTAMEESGSPAQWNAMFQNIETSFAPWKFPPTDRFNWAADLNKEKK, encoded by the coding sequence ATGAGTAGCTTACCACAAATCCTTTTTTTATTGGTTTTAGGAACAGCAGGGTATATTCTGTACAAGAGGATAAACTTTATCCGAAAAACCATCCAATTGGGAAAACCCTTAAAAAGGAATGACAAACCGGAAGAACGTTGGAAAACCATGTTACTGGTAGCCTTGGGACAAAAGAAGATGTTCAAAAATCTAATTCCAGCCTTACTTCACCTGGTAATTTACGTGTCCTTTATTATCATCAACCTCGAAGTTCTAGAATTCATAATAGATGGGATTGCTGGTACACACAGGGTTTTTGCCCCTTTTCTGGCAGGTTTTTATTCAGTAGCCATGAATTTTTTCGAGTTTTTGGCTTTGGGAGTTCTTGTTTCTTGTGTGGTATTCCTTATCCGTAGAAACATCACCAAGGTACCAAGACTCAACATGAAAGAGTTGAAAGGATGGCCAAAATTAGATGCCAACCTGATTTTGGTAATTGAAATCATATTGATGGTAGCGATTTTCACCATGAATGCTACCGACCAAATCCTCGCATATAAGGGTGTCGGTGGATATATCCCACTCGGCGGTCTTTGGATTAGTGGAAGCATCCAAGGGCTTTTTGAAGGCCTTGAAGTTGGCACGCTGGTTTTTATTGAAAGATTTGCCTGGTGGTTTCACATCATTGGCATATTAGGCTTCGCTGTTTATGTCACTTATTCCAAACACCTCCACATTTTCCTGGCCTTTCCAAACACCTGGTATTCCAATCTGGAACCCAAAGGAAAAATCCCCAATATGGAAGCCGTTACCCATGAGGTAAAGATGATGCTGGGAATGCCTACTGATCAACAAGGGACTGAAACTGCTGAAGTTGGTAGATTTGGCGCAAAGGATATCAATGATTTGTCTTGGATCAATCTGATGAATGCCTTTTCTTGCACCGAATGTGGCCGTTGTACGGCCGAATGCCCTGCAAACCTTACAGGAAAGAAATTATCTCCACGAAAAATTATGATGGACACTAGAGACCGGGCCGAAGAGGTGAGTAAAAATCTATTCGCTGGCAAAAAAGGACTCGACGATGGCAAGTCACTTTTAGGAGATTTCATTACTCAGGAAGAAATTAACGCCTGTACCAATTGCAATGCTTGTGTGGAAGCCTGTCCTGTCAATATTGACCCTTTGGCCATTATTATTGAATTGAGAAGGTATACGGCCATGGAAGAAAGTGGCAGTCCCGCACAATGGAATGCTATGTTCCAAAATATTGAGACCAGTTTTGCCCCTTGGAAATTTCCTCCAACGGATAGATTTAACTGGGCAGCCGATTTAAACAAAGAAAAAAAGTAA
- a CDS encoding RNA polymerase sigma factor — MKSFFESQIWPLKNRLYRFAILWLKDRDKAQDAVQETMTKGFMQQEYLSSINNPTGWLVKTLKNEALQQIREAGKWETLEEVGEMAMEVVPEVDTSQQAKMVFRFMNKLPEKQKEIFFLREVEGLTHKEMADYLGLNEGQVKVELHRARKKLKSFLENYGKQE, encoded by the coding sequence ATGAAGTCCTTTTTTGAATCACAGATTTGGCCCTTGAAGAACAGGCTTTACCGGTTCGCCATACTTTGGCTGAAGGACAGGGATAAAGCGCAAGATGCGGTGCAGGAAACAATGACCAAAGGATTTATGCAACAGGAATACCTCTCTTCTATTAACAATCCTACGGGATGGTTGGTGAAGACCTTGAAAAATGAGGCACTGCAGCAGATTCGTGAGGCAGGAAAATGGGAAACACTGGAGGAAGTTGGGGAAATGGCAATGGAAGTTGTACCCGAAGTAGATACCAGTCAGCAAGCTAAAATGGTGTTCAGGTTTATGAATAAACTTCCTGAGAAACAAAAGGAAATTTTCTTCCTACGGGAAGTAGAAGGGCTTACACACAAAGAAATGGCCGATTATCTGGGTCTTAACGAAGGACAGGTAAAGGTGGAATTGCACCGGGCCAGAAAAAAGTTGAAATCATTTCTTGAAAATTATGGAAAGCAAGAATAA
- a CDS encoding DUF4252 domain-containing protein: protein MKKILLLVLCLLPWLAEAQTEVIEQFYEKYRQDDRFSRVYISPKLMQMAGGFLSSNAEEKDEDAENLMELITKIKGIRILSAEKIGGLALFNEAMGDLKKNLYEELMDVRDKESSLKFMVREEGGRIKELLMVSGSTSEFTFMSMQGDFTYQDLNMLSENTSLPGMEEYGRAKKNK from the coding sequence ATGAAAAAGATATTATTACTGGTCTTGTGCTTATTGCCTTGGTTGGCAGAGGCTCAAACGGAAGTCATAGAGCAGTTTTATGAGAAATACAGGCAGGATGATCGCTTTTCCAGGGTTTACATCAGCCCCAAACTGATGCAAATGGCAGGGGGTTTCCTAAGTTCCAATGCGGAGGAGAAGGATGAAGATGCCGAAAACCTGATGGAGCTGATCACCAAAATCAAAGGCATTAGAATTCTATCTGCGGAGAAAATTGGTGGTTTGGCCTTGTTCAATGAAGCTATGGGAGACTTGAAAAAGAACCTTTATGAGGAACTCATGGACGTGAGGGACAAAGAAAGTTCATTGAAATTTATGGTTAGGGAAGAAGGAGGCAGGATCAAGGAATTGCTTATGGTTTCGGGATCTACCAGTGAATTTACCTTTATGAGTATGCAGGGGGATTTCACCTATCAAGACCTCAATATGCTTTCTGAAAACACCAGTTTGCCCGGAATGGAAGAGTATGGCCGAGCTAAAAAAAATAAATAA
- a CDS encoding DUF4252 domain-containing protein, which produces MKNSIIVIALTLLFSLPSVLHAQSKSVDQLYQQYKGEENFFHLDLAGNFLDFAKGWNLEIEEANLDAITESIERVKFFKLPVGGSRAKADFHKLSKGLNKERYELMMDATDKDSGLAIYSKGKEAVEGLVLMIRSDNDREFMVIELEGRFDQKTLATIGKGI; this is translated from the coding sequence ATGAAAAATTCAATTATTGTAATCGCATTGACTCTTCTTTTTAGCCTTCCTTCAGTACTTCATGCCCAAAGCAAAAGTGTGGATCAGCTTTATCAACAATACAAGGGCGAGGAAAATTTCTTTCACTTAGACCTTGCTGGAAACTTCCTGGACTTTGCCAAAGGATGGAACCTAGAAATCGAAGAAGCCAATCTCGATGCCATTACCGAAAGCATAGAAAGGGTTAAGTTTTTTAAGTTGCCTGTGGGAGGTTCACGTGCTAAAGCAGATTTTCACAAGCTAAGCAAAGGTTTGAACAAAGAGCGTTATGAATTGATGATGGATGCCACTGACAAAGACAGCGGACTTGCCATTTATTCCAAAGGAAAAGAGGCTGTTGAAGGGCTGGTGCTGATGATTAGGTCCGATAATGACAGAGAATTTATGGTGATCGAACTGGAAGGTCGCTTTGACCAGAAAACATTGGCAACCATAGGCAAGGGGATTTGA
- a CDS encoding superoxide dismutase family protein, which yields MKTINYFLFIGAVSMAIACGPGTNDSGENATNRTEVKENQQETIQSETKMADKSANAVLSAANGSEVSGMATFTQTAEGKVKLVLSVNNLTPGTHAVHLHENGDCSAEDASSAGGHWNPTEDAHGKRGENDFHAGDIDNLTVGEDGIGSLVMVVDGWSIGDGQDSDILNKAVIIHADADDFTSQPSGAAGSRVACGVIQEKV from the coding sequence ATGAAAACGATTAATTATTTTCTATTTATCGGGGCTGTATCCATGGCAATAGCTTGTGGACCTGGAACCAATGATTCCGGGGAAAATGCTACCAATAGGACAGAGGTAAAAGAAAACCAACAGGAGACTATTCAAAGTGAAACCAAGATGGCTGACAAGTCAGCAAATGCAGTGCTGTCAGCGGCAAATGGAAGTGAGGTTTCAGGAATGGCTACCTTTACTCAAACGGCAGAGGGAAAGGTTAAATTGGTATTGTCAGTGAACAATTTGACACCAGGAACGCATGCAGTCCACCTTCATGAGAATGGAGATTGCAGTGCCGAAGACGCCAGTTCTGCAGGAGGCCATTGGAACCCAACTGAAGATGCGCACGGTAAGAGAGGTGAAAATGATTTCCATGCCGGTGATATAGATAATTTGACTGTAGGTGAAGATGGTATTGGATCGCTTGTTATGGTGGTTGATGGATGGTCTATCGGTGATGGACAGGATTCTGATATCCTCAATAAGGCGGTTATTATTCATGCTGATGCCGATGATTTTACTTCACAGCCTTCCGGTGCAGCCGGTTCAAGAGTGGCCTGTGGTGTAATACAGGAAAAAGTATAA
- a CDS encoding N(5)-(carboxyethyl)ornithine synthase: protein MALLEMGVIGTSKKEDERRVPIHPAHLTRLPEPIRKQLIFEKGYGLPFNIADEEISELTGGIASRSEILTDIGAAIIAKPILSDLEELKEGGLLWGYPHCAQQDHITQIAIDKKLTLIAFEDMYVWSPSGQIGRHTFYKNNEMAGYCAVIHALQLKGIDGHYGNQRKVIIFSFGAVSRGAIYALKAHGFRDITICIQRPDHEVREEVLDVHYARLRKGNKNEPRLIVVEHDGTERPLLELINESEIIINGTYQDTDDPINYVMENEKSMLKPGSLFIDVSCDEGMGFYFAKPTTFKNPLIAIDAIDYYGVDHTPSYFWESASRSISAAMIVHLPFVISGRESWKDSQTISNAINIDKGVIVKDTILRFQNRNAKYPHPINPVLN, encoded by the coding sequence ATGGCTTTATTAGAAATGGGCGTAATTGGTACCTCGAAAAAAGAAGACGAAAGACGGGTTCCTATTCATCCTGCACATTTAACAAGACTTCCAGAACCTATTCGGAAGCAACTTATTTTTGAAAAAGGTTATGGCCTGCCTTTCAATATAGCCGACGAAGAGATCAGTGAGCTGACCGGTGGAATCGCAAGTCGAAGTGAAATCCTGACGGATATTGGGGCGGCTATCATTGCCAAACCTATCCTTTCAGATCTGGAAGAACTTAAAGAGGGCGGCTTGCTTTGGGGTTATCCTCATTGCGCCCAACAAGATCATATTACCCAAATCGCAATCGACAAGAAATTGACCTTGATTGCTTTCGAAGACATGTATGTTTGGAGTCCTAGCGGGCAAATTGGAAGACATACCTTCTATAAAAACAATGAAATGGCAGGCTATTGTGCCGTTATTCATGCCCTACAATTAAAAGGGATAGATGGACATTATGGAAATCAAAGAAAAGTTATCATCTTTAGTTTTGGAGCCGTAAGCAGAGGGGCAATTTATGCCTTGAAAGCACATGGTTTTAGGGACATTACCATTTGTATTCAGCGACCAGATCACGAAGTAAGAGAAGAGGTATTGGATGTGCATTATGCCAGACTTCGAAAGGGGAATAAAAATGAGCCCAGGCTGATTGTGGTAGAACACGATGGTACGGAAAGGCCGTTATTGGAATTAATCAATGAATCTGAGATTATCATTAATGGAACCTACCAGGATACAGATGATCCCATCAATTATGTCATGGAAAATGAGAAGTCAATGTTAAAACCTGGTTCACTGTTTATCGATGTGAGCTGTGATGAAGGGATGGGCTTTTATTTTGCCAAACCAACTACTTTTAAAAATCCATTGATAGCCATTGATGCTATTGATTACTATGGGGTAGACCATACCCCAAGTTATTTTTGGGAAAGTGCTTCCAGATCCATATCGGCAGCGATGATCGTGCATTTGCCTTTTGTGATCTCTGGCCGTGAAAGTTGGAAAGATAGCCAGACGATTAGTAATGCGATAAATATAGACAAAGGCGTGATTGTAAAAGACACTATCCTTAGGTTTCAGAACCGCAATGCAAAATATCCACATCCCATAAATCCGGTACTCAACTAA
- a CDS encoding methyltransferase, producing MTEAIKINKPEPITSAKPKVVFDGTTDIKLSIEALEAGKQVLITAFYSNGLLLMKELKAHLQKKFSNTTFQEQREFRAAYHKLSNLVLIEIAGNKLALKKAPFIGWLEELYPEKSDFLLTFPQVQGLNSSWEWYKNGISIPVLRNKLHPYYGTYFPTRFDHLAQFDQWLKRYTGPKKTAIDIGVGSGILALQMVQYGFQKVFGTDSNPNAIVGLKAYMGDTKLSRKIELDLGHLFGKWEKQTELIVFNPPWLPASNAVENLDTGIYYNEKLFPEFFAEAKKRLLPDGKLLLLFSNLAQITELTKEHPIEKELAEGGRFQLARCFKKSVKPASKKTKRDQNWRAEEVVELWELTHKKA from the coding sequence ATGACTGAAGCAATAAAAATAAACAAGCCGGAACCGATTACTTCCGCGAAACCAAAAGTTGTCTTTGATGGCACCACAGACATAAAGCTTTCTATAGAAGCATTAGAGGCCGGTAAGCAAGTGTTGATTACGGCTTTTTATAGCAACGGCTTGTTGCTTATGAAAGAATTGAAAGCTCATTTACAAAAAAAGTTTTCTAACACGACTTTTCAAGAGCAACGTGAATTTCGGGCAGCTTACCACAAGCTTTCCAACCTTGTATTGATAGAAATTGCAGGGAACAAACTGGCACTTAAGAAGGCCCCTTTTATCGGTTGGTTGGAAGAGTTGTATCCGGAAAAAAGTGATTTCTTGCTGACTTTTCCTCAAGTACAGGGACTAAACAGTTCTTGGGAATGGTACAAAAATGGGATTTCCATTCCTGTGCTAAGGAATAAATTACACCCTTATTACGGCACCTATTTCCCAACCCGATTTGATCATTTGGCGCAGTTTGATCAGTGGCTAAAACGCTATACTGGCCCGAAAAAAACGGCCATAGACATTGGCGTGGGTAGTGGTATTCTCGCTTTACAAATGGTGCAGTACGGCTTCCAAAAGGTTTTTGGAACAGACAGCAATCCCAACGCGATCGTGGGGTTAAAAGCCTATATGGGAGATACTAAATTGTCCCGAAAGATAGAGTTGGATCTGGGACATCTTTTTGGAAAGTGGGAAAAGCAGACCGAACTGATTGTGTTTAATCCTCCTTGGCTGCCAGCATCCAATGCTGTGGAAAACTTGGATACAGGCATCTATTACAATGAGAAGCTGTTCCCTGAGTTTTTTGCAGAGGCAAAGAAACGCTTGTTGCCCGATGGCAAACTGCTGCTTTTGTTCTCTAATCTGGCTCAAATTACAGAGCTGACCAAAGAACATCCAATAGAAAAAGAACTGGCTGAAGGCGGTCGTTTTCAATTGGCAAGATGCTTTAAAAAATCTGTAAAGCCAGCCTCAAAGAAAACCAAGCGAGACCAGAACTGGCGTGCTGAAGAAGTGGTAGAACTTTGGGAGCTGACGCATAAGAAAGCATAG
- a CDS encoding VOC family protein → MEHKIKSIRPFIGAKDYKLSRQFYTDLGFAEIVLSSKMSYFKSDAFGFYLQDAYVKDWVDNTMVFMEVEDLAKHLEKLKALNLPQKYSGVRLSEIVTNDWGNEYFLHDPSGILWHIGEFLG, encoded by the coding sequence ATGGAACATAAAATCAAGTCAATTCGGCCGTTTATTGGCGCCAAAGATTATAAGCTTTCCCGTCAATTTTATACCGATCTGGGCTTTGCCGAAATCGTCCTTTCCAGCAAAATGTCCTACTTCAAATCCGATGCCTTTGGCTTCTACCTGCAGGATGCCTATGTCAAAGACTGGGTAGACAATACCATGGTCTTTATGGAAGTGGAGGATCTGGCCAAGCATTTGGAAAAATTAAAAGCCCTCAACCTCCCCCAAAAGTACAGCGGCGTCCGCCTATCCGAAATCGTCACAAACGACTGGGGAAACGAATACTTCCTACACGATCCTTCTGGGATTTTATGGCATATTGGGGAGTTTTTGGGGTAG